From the genome of Deinococcus sedimenti, one region includes:
- a CDS encoding capsid cement protein, which produces MAKNLNRTAKGNISLAMPVPAGTKSGDVVLINTKGLKGWAQTDRATAATVADGTAAPGLADGQATVELIGISTSVNLPVAGAGSAGDKVYKVAADGTYSGVASGNALIGYALADWTDGKVTPVGLTNA; this is translated from the coding sequence ATGGCGAAGAACCTCAACCGCACCGCGAAAGGCAACATCAGCCTCGCGATGCCCGTCCCCGCCGGCACCAAGAGCGGCGACGTCGTCCTGATCAACACCAAGGGCCTCAAGGGCTGGGCGCAGACCGACCGCGCCACGGCCGCCACCGTCGCGGACGGCACGGCTGCCCCTGGTCTCGCCGATGGGCAGGCCACCGTCGAGCTGATCGGCATCAGCACCAGCGTGAACCTGCCTGTCGCCGGGGCAGGCTCGGCAGGCGACAAGGTCTACAAGGTCGCGGCGGACGGCACGTACAGCGGCGTCGCCAGCGGCAACGCCCTGATCGGGTACGCCCTGGCCGACTGGACGGACGGCAAGGTCACGCCCGTCGGCCTCACCAACGCCTGA
- a CDS encoding phage major capsid protein → MSKTLLLKMQLAEAKGEIPTGTAQAATDAVIVEAGTRAFYQGYHGAQNVADAYAAVRAERATLSDAQVEAQVESLADEFIDSIGPLMAAQRLTDTHTTSDLPLALANLRQRTLLPAYQGPISNWRSFARVITVPDFKTIRTMRLSEMGELALRPEKEDVQYATFSEAEGGYRVANYEKALSYTWEMSQNDEVGVFTRGLESLGRGAGRTEAIVVFKAILDGLSSGKITVAGDGSGAPTIDTIKKLRAKFAARTFKDGDGNDLEYGVDITDIIFGTANRDAFNLANTQEYEDARSGRTPNILRGAFTLHLERLWSRVFGQDYVAFDRMVDWLEVAFLDGFAGGPLTYTEMPTTREYQDQGSFRNHSFAVKVGHVLGARVVDPNGAVLVQGS, encoded by the coding sequence ATGTCCAAGACCCTACTCCTGAAAATGCAGCTCGCCGAAGCCAAAGGCGAGATTCCCACCGGTACCGCGCAGGCCGCCACCGACGCCGTGATCGTCGAGGCGGGCACCCGCGCGTTCTACCAGGGCTACCACGGCGCGCAGAACGTGGCCGACGCGTACGCGGCCGTCCGCGCCGAGCGCGCCACGCTGAGTGACGCCCAGGTCGAAGCGCAGGTCGAGTCCCTCGCTGACGAGTTCATCGACAGCATTGGCCCGCTGATGGCCGCGCAGCGCCTCACCGACACGCACACCACCAGCGACCTGCCGCTGGCCCTGGCCAACCTGCGCCAGCGCACGCTGCTGCCCGCATACCAGGGGCCGATCAGCAACTGGCGCTCCTTCGCCCGTGTGATCACCGTGCCGGACTTCAAGACCATCCGCACGATGCGCCTCAGCGAGATGGGCGAACTGGCCCTGCGCCCCGAGAAGGAAGACGTCCAGTACGCCACCTTCAGCGAGGCAGAGGGCGGGTACCGCGTCGCGAACTACGAGAAGGCTCTCTCGTACACGTGGGAGATGAGCCAGAACGACGAGGTGGGCGTGTTCACGCGCGGCCTGGAAAGCCTGGGCCGCGGCGCCGGACGCACCGAAGCCATCGTGGTGTTCAAGGCCATCCTCGACGGCCTGAGCAGCGGGAAGATCACCGTGGCCGGGGACGGCTCTGGCGCGCCCACCATCGACACCATCAAGAAGCTGCGCGCCAAGTTCGCTGCCCGCACCTTCAAGGACGGGGACGGCAACGATCTGGAGTACGGCGTCGACATCACCGACATCATCTTCGGCACGGCCAACCGGGACGCGTTCAACCTGGCGAACACTCAGGAGTACGAGGACGCCCGCAGCGGCCGCACCCCGAACATCCTGCGCGGCGCTTTCACGCTGCACCTCGAGCGCCTGTGGAGCCGCGTGTTCGGTCAGGATTACGTGGCGTTCGACCGCATGGTCGACTGGCTGGAAGTGGCGTTCCTGGACGGCTTCGCAGGCGGACCGCTGACGTACACGGAGATGCCCACGACGCGCGAGTACCAGGATCAGGGCAGCTTCCGGAACCACAGCTTCGCGGTGAAGGTCGGTCACGTGCTGGGCGCCCGAGTCGTGGACCCGAACGGTGCCGTGCTCGTGCAGGGCAGCTGA
- a CDS encoding phage tail tape measure protein, which yields MTNPTSLGSLVVSPAIDDSRFWADFARLQQQVEREGVKLHVDDRAALSATDRVKKDLEALGSLTGKQAGEQARAAKVLGAQYQASAKALQEQNAAVVAGYRSQTAASRAEVAAAQERAARIREQQAQIRLTSQLAAQARREEEQRYAASINALNNEQRAYRNLWQSRQLSDDQVIEAQRRIHAQALLQAQAVDKQSDAYRRLTQVAAAAQRTMDSAQGINTPGGFSSGVQQGIFSALGNLGPFGQLAEQLAGIYQQYRAAQSEMKDAGQDVGRAAGEGVTEGIKSRQDEVKKAGEATGTAVEKGLKDALDIRSPSRVLRQVGVWGADGLIDGLKARYGEALQAGRNLAMQVQRGAQSVNLGSSFGITGGSGLGFFSGVGSTASSGGSGVAQAAANTKDAVDALNDLPAAAKQAELGAAGVEIAAEGMGGAVETAAGHVEALREAHQQADPAARATALSEARNAIAISVTTAAVGALAYAMVTGAQKAAEYEQGLAEISLLTDKLPSQLGDVGLGILKVGSDVHKSFGELKEAYEEILGASVKGTEDDSAALSFLARSANLAKATREETKVAADALTSLLNAYSQDATQAGRASDLLWASISAGKVKLGEIASSLGATAGQAAALNVPMDELLGAMALLTTRGIPASTALEYIRSALANVQKPSKEARDLAKSLGIEFSATSLKSMGLVKFLDQLGRGVGDNSEALATLIGDVGGLQAVIGLLNGGLSDTDGILSKVRNSTGELDRQVAKLKGTAEDSVNNFNAAWERTQILFSRGLLNSFTTFLDKGINPVLKAIGDMRTELEGLQDPREIKATLKIDWSKDDATTMAYKLIAGGIQGIKEATSLASAAASVPTRAAFDVMGQLDQRQAAVDLREQLVASGLMAGGAEKYVKQIDAIMADYATYLKMYTDLVQKGAQALGKPGSSNTPLSGEGPLLPGQTRTTDVSGLAIVAGTGMSGRTRGTPYNQTYGPNGSWGRHVGEDFFAPVGTPVYAPFTGYASVRQDKAQGNIVDLFDAAGRRLTMIHLQKYADGLVEAISKSNGRLLVKQGELLATVGQTGTAAHAELGAKNSHLHLHATNAAGQMVDPFGQTYQGVNAGTPWGSPASGAKPTAQEKSFEAYVKEAQRLTDAVEKYAPSGSAPNKDRWLVASAQLKKFTADNELAAQAMEWVNLEAGKSKKAVSEYGQTFDKLKGQLDITSSLDNLGRPAADITSRLDTIRQQALAGAEAEKKRWGETAKYKALLDLAGDAAKKLDQVRGRKADLTPLQREQQQQQDAVAQQRMEASLRASSAKRLQQLVDGGVTSEVSLAKWQAAQAEIKRRQDAQDKDDKKREEDRKVAGQNRLAAERALADGQFELASRTAGLVITTYERQVKGAGESAAARLDIEERLGADVLAARETQARVAAQQEKTRLERERNTAVNATGLTLSQRQKLWNQYGDKIRQVDADLAETLVGIQDDATRQMADLQQRAFSEENVGKAEAYADRLRATIASLPGQSKEGLLTIYSEARATRDQELLKAVYEEWERRRLDEEEGQRVIFELQAQANTALAEGAKKVADELAAAGDSDGALATLENALDGVMDAAQRGEDAADAINLLTDAINGLTGNTALTEEFNTFVAGLSGTIDEQIGQVVDRLEEVTDPAMRAKLQGLLKDLRADMPKYADPYAAGYVPGTNGFVSTGDAPDLEEVASARDLGTLLNETTDPAQVQALMGEVVDLLASEIGQRLPDTIRTGLEESVKGAQGYLDALAQITEDGIVDGWERAGKVALQNPLPTNRFSDFSTQIFALGADGLSDPTQYDALTSSLQQARAASQLTEADLQNLLALIEELRNPKTPEIGKAFDLNQWQADIQTLTDDFDSGRLTAGEYSSGLREASMQLNDLADEAERMGNLKLAGQFRDLAGSLRAMTPEIAGLLKGLGKAQEYAGYIQDLAGAFSALAEATGKEDLAANLNGLGNLAGKVAALAGDVMRIIANPADVGAWVGAITKVISGIAEAMNGYRQAYAQAKQMQDEFNKRFTLIDGNDFAKTTVRSRGWLADTFGGGPEVKQVVDEFGLKIAQAIEGGVMGGIKNGMKQALTTGDWTNFSNTFRESAYSGVVDGLIEAIFNDALKTILAPGIKALTDAAKTPGTEDDAAAVAAFEAGIVAAEQFLTTTGQAIQPSLDRLRNNLGITTPSNTGGVDTTGLSTLPEPIQFELATPLLEGVRGLKEAGNVLLEGATIIRDAAKAGFRVTVQQEQTSSSYRSTTGTLV from the coding sequence ATGACGAACCCCACCAGCCTCGGCAGCCTAGTTGTCTCTCCCGCGATCGACGACTCCCGCTTCTGGGCGGATTTTGCTCGCCTGCAGCAGCAGGTGGAACGCGAAGGTGTGAAGCTCCACGTGGATGACCGGGCCGCGCTGTCCGCCACGGACCGCGTCAAGAAGGACCTGGAAGCCCTGGGCAGCCTGACGGGCAAGCAGGCAGGCGAACAGGCCCGCGCCGCAAAGGTGCTGGGCGCTCAATATCAGGCCAGCGCGAAGGCCCTTCAGGAACAGAACGCGGCTGTCGTGGCTGGCTACCGCAGCCAGACCGCTGCGAGCCGGGCCGAGGTCGCCGCGGCCCAGGAACGTGCCGCGCGGATCCGGGAGCAGCAGGCTCAGATCCGGCTGACCTCCCAACTGGCCGCTCAGGCCCGCCGTGAGGAAGAGCAGCGCTACGCGGCCAGCATCAACGCCCTGAACAATGAGCAGCGGGCGTACCGCAATCTCTGGCAGTCCCGTCAGCTCAGTGACGATCAGGTCATCGAAGCCCAGCGCCGCATCCACGCTCAGGCACTCCTTCAAGCGCAGGCCGTAGACAAGCAGAGCGACGCCTACCGGCGGTTGACCCAGGTGGCTGCTGCCGCTCAGCGGACCATGGACAGCGCCCAGGGCATCAACACCCCGGGCGGGTTCTCTTCCGGCGTGCAGCAGGGCATCTTCTCGGCCCTGGGCAACCTCGGGCCGTTCGGGCAGCTGGCCGAGCAGCTGGCCGGCATCTACCAGCAGTACCGGGCCGCGCAGTCCGAGATGAAGGATGCCGGGCAGGACGTGGGCCGCGCCGCGGGTGAGGGCGTCACCGAAGGAATCAAGTCCCGCCAGGACGAGGTCAAGAAAGCCGGTGAGGCGACAGGCACTGCCGTCGAGAAGGGCCTGAAGGATGCCCTGGACATCCGCAGCCCCAGCCGCGTGCTGCGCCAGGTGGGGGTCTGGGGCGCTGACGGGCTCATTGATGGCCTGAAAGCCCGGTATGGAGAGGCGTTGCAGGCCGGTCGCAACCTCGCCATGCAGGTGCAGCGCGGGGCACAGAGCGTGAACCTGGGCAGCTCATTCGGCATCACAGGCGGCTCCGGGCTGGGATTTTTCAGCGGCGTGGGCAGCACGGCCAGCAGCGGCGGGTCCGGGGTGGCTCAGGCCGCTGCGAATACGAAAGACGCCGTCGACGCCCTGAACGACCTACCTGCCGCCGCGAAACAGGCGGAGCTCGGTGCGGCCGGGGTGGAGATCGCAGCCGAAGGGATGGGTGGCGCCGTCGAGACCGCCGCTGGGCATGTCGAGGCCCTCCGTGAAGCCCACCAGCAGGCCGATCCAGCAGCGCGCGCGACGGCACTGTCCGAGGCGCGTAACGCCATCGCGATCAGCGTCACGACGGCCGCCGTCGGCGCCCTCGCGTACGCCATGGTGACGGGCGCACAGAAGGCCGCCGAGTACGAGCAGGGACTCGCTGAAATCAGTCTCCTGACCGACAAGCTGCCCAGTCAGCTGGGCGACGTGGGCCTCGGCATCCTGAAAGTCGGCTCCGACGTTCACAAGAGCTTCGGTGAACTGAAGGAGGCGTACGAGGAGATCCTCGGGGCCAGCGTGAAGGGCACTGAGGATGATTCAGCTGCCCTGAGCTTCCTGGCCCGCAGCGCCAACCTGGCCAAAGCCACCCGCGAAGAGACGAAGGTGGCAGCGGACGCCCTGACCAGCCTGCTGAACGCGTACAGCCAAGACGCCACGCAGGCCGGGCGAGCCAGTGACCTGCTGTGGGCCAGCATCAGCGCCGGTAAGGTCAAACTGGGCGAGATTGCCAGCAGCCTGGGCGCAACGGCCGGTCAGGCCGCAGCACTCAACGTCCCCATGGATGAGCTCCTGGGCGCCATGGCGCTGCTCACCACGCGAGGCATCCCGGCCAGCACGGCCCTCGAGTACATCCGCAGCGCCCTGGCCAACGTTCAGAAGCCCAGCAAGGAAGCACGGGACCTCGCCAAGAGCCTGGGCATCGAATTCAGTGCCACCAGCCTCAAGAGCATGGGTCTGGTCAAGTTCCTCGATCAGCTGGGACGTGGCGTGGGGGACAACAGCGAAGCCCTCGCCACTCTGATCGGCGACGTGGGCGGCCTGCAGGCCGTCATCGGCCTCCTGAATGGCGGGCTGAGCGACACCGACGGAATCCTGAGCAAGGTCCGCAACAGCACTGGCGAACTCGACCGGCAGGTGGCCAAGCTCAAGGGCACCGCTGAAGACAGCGTCAACAACTTCAACGCGGCGTGGGAGCGCACCCAGATCCTGTTCAGCCGTGGGCTTCTGAACTCGTTCACGACCTTCCTCGACAAGGGCATCAACCCCGTCCTCAAGGCGATTGGTGACATGCGCACGGAGCTCGAGGGGCTGCAAGATCCCAGGGAGATCAAGGCCACTCTGAAGATCGACTGGTCGAAAGATGACGCCACCACCATGGCGTACAAGCTGATCGCCGGTGGGATTCAGGGCATCAAGGAAGCCACCTCACTGGCCAGCGCCGCCGCTTCCGTTCCGACGCGGGCGGCCTTCGACGTGATGGGCCAGTTGGATCAGCGGCAGGCCGCAGTGGATCTGCGTGAGCAGCTGGTGGCGTCCGGCCTGATGGCGGGTGGGGCGGAGAAGTACGTCAAGCAGATCGACGCGATCATGGCCGATTACGCCACGTACCTGAAGATGTACACCGACCTGGTCCAGAAGGGGGCGCAGGCTCTCGGCAAGCCGGGAAGTAGCAATACCCCTCTCAGCGGGGAAGGCCCGCTGCTCCCCGGGCAGACCCGTACGACAGACGTGAGCGGCCTGGCGATCGTCGCCGGAACCGGTATGTCCGGGCGCACGCGCGGTACGCCCTACAACCAGACGTACGGCCCGAATGGCAGCTGGGGCCGTCACGTCGGCGAGGATTTCTTCGCGCCGGTCGGCACGCCCGTCTACGCGCCCTTCACGGGGTACGCCAGCGTCCGGCAGGACAAGGCACAGGGCAACATCGTGGATCTGTTCGACGCAGCTGGCCGCCGCCTCACCATGATTCACCTCCAGAAGTATGCGGACGGCTTGGTGGAGGCCATCAGCAAGTCCAATGGTCGACTCCTGGTCAAACAGGGGGAACTGCTGGCCACGGTTGGACAGACCGGCACGGCCGCGCATGCCGAGCTTGGCGCGAAGAACAGCCACCTGCACCTGCACGCCACGAACGCCGCCGGTCAGATGGTGGATCCGTTCGGGCAGACCTACCAGGGCGTGAATGCCGGTACTCCCTGGGGCTCTCCCGCAAGCGGCGCAAAACCGACCGCACAAGAGAAGTCCTTCGAGGCTTACGTCAAGGAAGCGCAACGCCTGACCGACGCCGTCGAGAAGTACGCGCCCAGCGGCTCTGCCCCAAACAAGGACCGGTGGCTGGTGGCCAGCGCACAACTGAAGAAATTCACGGCTGACAACGAACTGGCCGCCCAGGCGATGGAGTGGGTCAACCTGGAAGCTGGGAAATCCAAGAAGGCCGTGTCGGAGTATGGGCAGACCTTCGACAAGCTCAAGGGCCAGCTCGACATCACGTCCAGCCTGGATAACCTGGGCCGCCCGGCGGCGGACATCACCTCGCGCCTGGACACCATCCGGCAACAGGCGCTCGCCGGTGCCGAGGCGGAAAAGAAGCGCTGGGGTGAAACGGCCAAGTACAAGGCCCTCCTCGATCTCGCCGGGGACGCCGCGAAGAAGCTGGACCAGGTGCGGGGCCGCAAGGCCGACCTCACGCCCCTGCAGCGTGAACAGCAGCAGCAACAGGACGCTGTGGCGCAGCAGCGCATGGAGGCGAGCCTGCGCGCGTCCAGTGCCAAGCGCCTCCAACAGCTGGTCGACGGCGGGGTGACGTCGGAGGTCAGCCTCGCGAAGTGGCAGGCGGCCCAGGCAGAGATCAAACGCCGCCAGGACGCCCAGGACAAGGACGACAAGAAACGGGAAGAAGACCGCAAGGTGGCGGGGCAGAACCGCCTCGCCGCGGAGCGGGCCCTGGCCGACGGGCAGTTCGAACTGGCTAGCCGCACCGCCGGACTCGTGATCACGACCTACGAGCGTCAGGTGAAGGGTGCCGGAGAGAGTGCGGCCGCACGTCTCGACATCGAGGAGCGGCTGGGGGCGGACGTCCTCGCGGCCCGGGAGACTCAGGCCCGCGTGGCGGCCCAGCAGGAGAAGACCCGCCTGGAACGTGAGCGCAACACTGCCGTGAACGCCACGGGGCTGACCCTGTCCCAGCGGCAGAAGCTCTGGAACCAGTACGGCGACAAGATCCGGCAGGTGGACGCCGACCTGGCCGAAACGCTGGTCGGCATTCAGGACGACGCCACCCGGCAGATGGCTGATCTCCAGCAGCGGGCCTTCAGCGAGGAAAACGTCGGCAAGGCGGAGGCGTACGCGGACCGGCTGCGGGCCACGATCGCCAGCCTGCCCGGGCAGAGCAAAGAAGGGCTGCTCACCATCTACAGCGAGGCCCGTGCCACCCGAGATCAGGAACTGCTGAAGGCGGTGTACGAGGAGTGGGAACGCCGACGCCTGGACGAGGAAGAGGGGCAGCGCGTCATCTTCGAGCTGCAGGCCCAGGCCAACACCGCCCTGGCCGAAGGGGCCAAGAAGGTTGCCGATGAACTGGCCGCAGCTGGTGACTCGGACGGGGCGCTGGCTACCCTGGAAAACGCTTTGGACGGGGTGATGGACGCAGCCCAGCGGGGCGAGGATGCCGCGGATGCCATCAACCTGCTGACCGATGCCATCAACGGCCTGACCGGCAACACCGCCCTGACGGAGGAGTTCAACACCTTCGTGGCCGGGCTGTCGGGCACGATCGACGAACAGATCGGTCAGGTGGTCGACCGCCTCGAGGAGGTCACCGACCCGGCCATGCGCGCCAAGCTGCAGGGCCTGCTCAAGGACCTGCGGGCCGACATGCCCAAGTACGCCGACCCGTACGCGGCGGGCTACGTGCCCGGCACCAACGGCTTCGTCTCCACCGGGGACGCGCCAGATCTGGAAGAAGTGGCCAGCGCCCGGGACCTCGGGACGCTGCTGAACGAAACCACCGACCCCGCGCAGGTGCAGGCCCTCATGGGTGAAGTGGTGGACCTGCTGGCCAGCGAGATCGGGCAGCGCCTCCCCGACACCATCCGCACCGGGCTGGAGGAAAGCGTCAAAGGGGCGCAGGGGTACCTGGACGCCCTGGCCCAGATCACGGAGGACGGGATCGTGGACGGCTGGGAACGGGCCGGGAAGGTGGCGCTGCAGAACCCGCTGCCCACGAACCGCTTCTCGGACTTCAGCACCCAGATCTTCGCGCTGGGGGCGGACGGCCTGAGTGATCCCACCCAGTACGACGCGCTGACCAGTTCCCTGCAACAGGCCCGGGCGGCCAGCCAACTGACCGAGGCGGATCTTCAGAATCTGCTGGCGCTGATCGAGGAGCTCCGCAATCCCAAGACTCCTGAGATCGGGAAGGCCTTCGACCTGAACCAGTGGCAGGCCGACATCCAGACCCTTACCGACGACTTCGACAGTGGGCGCCTGACCGCCGGTGAGTACTCGTCCGGCCTTCGCGAAGCGTCGATGCAGCTGAACGACCTGGCGGACGAAGCCGAGCGGATGGGGAACTTGAAGCTGGCCGGTCAGTTCCGAGATTTGGCAGGCAGCCTGCGGGCCATGACCCCGGAGATCGCGGGACTGCTCAAGGGGCTCGGGAAGGCGCAGGAATACGCCGGGTACATCCAGGACCTGGCGGGCGCGTTCAGTGCCCTGGCTGAGGCGACAGGAAAAGAGGACCTCGCCGCGAACCTGAACGGGCTGGGCAACCTGGCTGGGAAGGTGGCGGCCCTGGCTGGGGACGTCATGCGGATCATCGCCAACCCGGCCGACGTGGGCGCGTGGGTCGGCGCCATCACCAAGGTCATCTCCGGGATCGCTGAAGCCATGAACGGGTACCGCCAGGCGTACGCCCAGGCGAAGCAGATGCAGGACGAGTTCAACAAGCGCTTCACGCTGATCGACGGCAACGACTTCGCGAAGACCACCGTGCGGTCCAGGGGCTGGCTCGCCGACACGTTCGGGGGCGGGCCCGAGGTGAAGCAAGTCGTGGACGAGTTCGGGTTGAAGATCGCGCAGGCCATTGAGGGCGGGGTGATGGGCGGCATCAAGAACGGCATGAAGCAGGCCCTGACCACTGGGGACTGGACGAACTTCAGCAACACCTTCCGCGAGAGTGCGTACAGCGGCGTGGTGGACGGGTTGATCGAGGCGATCTTCAACGACGCGTTGAAAACCATCCTGGCGCCGGGCATCAAGGCACTGACCGACGCCGCGAAGACCCCAGGGACCGAGGATGACGCGGCGGCCGTGGCAGCCTTCGAGGCAGGCATCGTGGCCGCCGAGCAGTTCCTGACTACCACCGGGCAGGCCATCCAGCCCAGCCTGGACCGCCTCCGGAACAACCTGGGCATCACGACGCCCAGCAACACGGGTGGGGTGGACACCACCGGCCTGAGCACCCTGCCAGAGCCCATCCAGTTCGAGCTGGCCACTCCGCTGCTCGAAGGGGTGCGCGGGCTGAAAGAGGCGGGGAACGTGTTGCTGGAAGGCGCCACGATCATCCGGGACGCGGCGAAGGCGGGCTTTCGCGTCACGGTGCAACAGGAACAGACCAGCAGCAGCTACCGCAGCACCACCGGCACGCTGGTGTGA